In Candidatus Electrothrix scaldis, the genomic window GGTTGATCACTTGATTTACCGCTGTTTTTCAGCGGCTGACCACTTTTTTTATGGTGACATTGAGAGAACCGCGTGTTATTTGAAATTTGAGTTTAGGACACCCTGTAGCATTGCATCCAGATCTATTGGTCCAGTATTTGCCGGTCTGCAGCATGATGGGATGACGAACTTCATCATAGGTCCAAACAGCATACAGGAGTCTGGGAGTGCCAACACGGCTACCGTATAGAACAATACCGCATGGCTTCTTCAAGGGGGTGATTTCCACAAGCAAGGAGCTGTAAGCGACCATGTTAAAAGTTATCCATTCGGGCCATCCGGTCATACCTCGTGCCAATGTATACCTTCTCCCCAGAACAGGGCCTGTCCCATAGAATCGGCGTTTTCCACGAATTAGATAATCTTCTAACATAACATACCTTTTTTACAGACACACCTGTTATCAGTGCTATGCTCCTTGGCGTATTCCCGAAACAGCATACTGGAACATCTGATCAATCCTGTCCTGTATGCTATTTTTTTATGCACCGTACACTCATTCCATTTGCTCGGGCATCAGACTTGAGCTGGATGTCGTCCCATCTGTTGAAGTACAGATATTCGACATATTGTGAATGATCAGATGAAATCGTACTTGACCAGTAATCACCTTCAGTTCCAGGCGTTGCACACATAACAACTGTAACAAATCCCGGACAGCGGTTACCAGCAGCCGTAAGTTTTAACGGTGAGTTAAACAGTGCCTCCATTGAAGTACCGTAGGCATCTATCTCCGCCTGCCATTCTTCCTTGGTGGGTAAACGGAAGCCAAGCGGACAAGGGTTGTTTATAACGTTTTCTTCACCCTGCCAGAGTTCATCATTTTGTGTTTCCAGCCAATCTTGCGGCTGCACATACGCATAGATAAAAGAACTGTGACCGGGTACAGCAGAATTACTCAATGTGTAGGTGACTTTGCTCTTACGTTTTTCGTGACCGTCTGTTCCTCTTCCCCACTGATACAGGTCTCCGTAAGCTGCTGGGTCATCTATTGCAGTGGCCACTTGAGCTGCTCCGAGATTTCGGTCCATCCAAATTCGACCGGTAGCCGACTTGACTATAGGAATACCAACAGGTGAATCTGATTTAGATGACTTGTCACTTGTGAGAGAGAGCCAGTTTTTTCCGTTACATCCTTCAAAGTCTTTACCTGTCCAGCGTACTGTACCCGCCTTGGCCCGAGTACAGGCCGAAGAATCGTTCCCCATCTTGATTCCTCCGTCTACATGAAGCATTGCCTCCGGATGAGCAGCACCTTTACCTATACCGACAGCAACAGGAGTCGTCACGTTATTCTTCCCTGCTTTCCATAGCTTAATATCTGCTGCTTCGCCCATTCCTGTCCAAAGCAACAAAAAGAGGCAGCTTATAGCCTCACCAGTATTTCTTTTCCAATTCAAAATGTAGCACCTTGCTCAAAAATAAAACATGCTTTTTTATATACAGAATTGCCGCGAGACATATCGGGCAGTTCAATTCAACGATTTATAATTATCAATATTGACGCACCGGCAAAAAATATCTTTCGCGTTGCTACGGCGTTGAAGTTTTTTGAATCGCGAGATAAATTCCGACCCCGCTTGACGGAGAGAAATCATTCTGTAACCGGGACAGTAGGTGAGAAAAATTAGACAGCTATAATAAACACGATACGCTGCCGAGGTTATAGAAAAATACTTTCCTCGTGCTTTCAGGAAGGAGATTTAAGACATACAGGAACATAATCAACATGCTTAACCCCATCCATCGGGGTCAAATAAGGCATTTTTTTATTGGGCCATGTAGTTCTATCTTCATAAATATAAATTTGATGCTCTTTAGGAAAATCATTTGAAGAGTATAGCTTACAATTTGAAAAAATACGTCTATATCTCTCGAAGTAATCCGGTCCCGGTGCCCTGACATGTCCCCATTCATTCCAGTTTACTTCTGGATATTCAACGGTTTTTTCGACTGTTACAGGAACAGGTAAGATAGCGATACCCCCGGGGGTCAAGACGCGGTGTATTTCTTGCAGCGCTTTTTCATCGTCCTTAATATGTTCAAGGACATGTGAAGCAACCAAAAAGTCATATGAATTATTTTTCATAGGTAAATTACACAGATCTGCATGGTAATCGACATCTTCCATAGTTAAATCAACAGATTCATATTTTTTGAACTTCTTTTTAAGCTCTGCTTGAAAAAAATATTCCGGCGCAACATGTAATATTGACATGGAAGAGAAGGGATATTCTTTTTCTAATTCCCCAAACACAAGCTTCTGTAATCTATGCCTCTCAAATGACAAACACTTCGGACAGATTGAATGACACACTTTATGATCATTAAACGCATTGTCTAAAAATACACCATGATAACCACAGAGTGAACAAATGAATTTTTGCCTCCCCGGTTCTCTGAGTCGAACACTAAGTAATATAATATTACTTAGTATTTTTTTTCCGGCAAACTTCACCTTCGCTTTACTCATAATATTCCGTTTGGGGATCGTTTAAAAAGTTATGACCGCATAATGCGGTTCAAAGATGCTACAAAAAACATAATGGGAGAGGAGCTTACTCAATTTCCCACTATGTTTTTATATAAAAAGCACGCTAAATGCAACTATCAATTACTGCTTCAATCCGCTACTGCATCTGAACAGATTCATTACGATGCTCAGTCAGTAGCTCCGGCTGTACGGCGTGATAGCTGATATTCATAAAGAGATGGGACTGCAAGGTCTCTTCGGCCAAGGCCCTCCGTATATGCATCAGGGCCATAAGTGAACATCAGCAACGCATCACTGGAGAGGCCAATAAAATATGCATTGGGCCCATCGTTAATAGATATCCCCTGTACAGGAACCTGACCAGCAGGACTAAAACGCAAATTCCATGCTGTATTAAATGCACCATGCGTCGGTCTACGAGAATCATTGCCGCCATGTTCCCAGAGGTCTCGAACTTCCCCTAACACATCAAGATCATCTAAAAGATTTTGATGGTTCATACCGTTATGCTGATCAAAGGAAACGTCTATTACACTTCCATGTGTATAAGTCGTTGTCCTCGCATAGGTATTAAAGCTCAAGGTGTGACAAGTTCGCGTGTCTGACTGAAAGTCGCGAAACAAAACCTGATCGGAATCTGATGCCATTAAGGCATAATGTCCTCCACGTCCATTAATCACTATATTCTGAACTGTCACATTCTTACAACTATCGACAATAATGCCGGAATCACTGTTTGTGACCCGGACATCTTTAACCCAACAGTCTAGGCAACCTGACATAAAAATACCGTTATAACCATCTTCGATATGATGCCCCGCATAATTAACCGCTGGAAATTCTACCGCGATTCCCTCAATGCCGATTTCACGAAACCACTTCATTGTTTTCAGTTCTCCATGCCAACCTTTCTGGATGTCGTGATTTAACGGTTCTTTGAAAGTTACCTGATTGCCTGACACACTTTTCACCGTAATATTCTGCCAGACCTCTGGATTATCTTCCAAAGCCCCACCAAATCCATCCGGCAATTCAGCTGAAGTGCATTCGTATACATGGTCGTATAAAGGATTTGCCGGAGAGTTATCATAGTATCGTAGCTGAACAACATCACCAGCAACAACCTCGCTTGCATCTTGAGTTGATACGGTATGCGAGCCTCGAAGAGCAGTTCCTGTTGTCTGTGCCGCTGTTCCGGTCGCCGCAAAATATTTAGTCGTGCCCACCCAAATAACACCACCTGCCCAAGAAAAGGGCGAATAGAGGTCGCCGTGATTAGTTTTTCTATTGGAAGATATAATATCTTGCTCAATATCCTGTATCAGTTCAGGCTTATTCATTTTGTTCATTGGTCTTGTTACTGCCAGCACGGTACCACCCTTTTGACTTCCTGCGCCTCGAAAAATAAATTTCTCCTTATCAATTATCAATACATTCCTAAGGATAAATCTTCCTGGTGGGAAAGAAAGCACTACTCCCCCGCTGATGTTTTCCGCTGCGCTGATAGCATCTTTTATTGCTCGCGTATCATTTGTATCATCATTAGGTGTTGCTCCGTAGTCAAGAACATTAATCACCGTCCATCCTTCACCGGTCGGTAACGGTTTTTCACCATTATGATATCCTGCATAACTGAAATCAGGGAGATACATATTTCCAGCTTCGGCTTGAGCAAGCAATTCAGGTGTCCAGCTACTATCACCGGTACCGGATGCATTTCCCGGTATAGTGATGTTATCAGTTTTTGCAGGAAGGGAGGTGGCCGGCAATTCGGGTCCGGTTACAGAAGTGCCGAAATCCACTATCCGCATATCTGCAAACTGAAGTTTCTGCGGATAATAACCGAGAGAAAAGCGAAACCGAACTTCTTTTACACCAAAGGTATTGTCATCTCCATCTGATGGTGGTGGAACATAATACTCTCCTCTTTTTGCCCTCCAAGCTTGAATGGTGAACGGAATGTAATATCGCTTCCATTCAGTACCAATGTCCATTGGCCAGGTAACATATTCCGTCCATGGCTCGCCGTTATGCTGCAGAAGAAACTCAATATGTCCATCTCCGCTGGAACTCGGTGTTATTGTTCTAGCGTAAAATGACACTAGAATAATATCGTCTTGGGGAAGCTGTATTGGTGAGTTAATTGTCATATTGACGCGAGAATCTGCAGACGGGACTTTTTTGATTTCGACCTGTACAGCCTCGGTAAATTCTTGGCCGGAAACCGATATTGTCTCATAGGCAGCATCCCCACCATAATCATTCCGAGAAAAATCATTAAAATGATCCGCGATAACTGTGCCGTTCGGAAGATTTGCATATTTCGTTTCATTGGAAATTTCAGGAGTGCCGCCACTGTCATCATTTAATATCAATGCCTCCCCGACACCATTTGCAATAGTGGTATTAACAGGGTGTTCAAGGGTTACCAGGAACATCTCATCCTCTTCTACATCAACATCACTTTTTATAGGGACAATAATTTGCTGTTGCAGACTGCCCCCCTTTTTAAAGGTCAAGACTCCGTTGCTTGCCGTGTAATCTTCTCCGGCTGTAGCCTGAGCAGCACTTGTTCCTGTCGCATCGGAGGTCGACCATTCCACTGTAACATCTCTGTTCTTACGGGGAGATGAGGTGCATGTAACCGTCAGCTTAAGACTGGATACCCCCTCGTCACCTTCAGTAACGGAACTGTTACCGATAGAAATTTCCATCAATTTCAAATTACTGCTCGCACGAGCGGCACTTTGTTCTTCTACTGCTGCAACAGTTTGCACCGTCTCCTGTTCTGAATCTTTATCTTTTTTGCACCCTGTCGATGAAAGAACAGTCAGCATTAAAAAAAATAAAAAAAACAAATGCATTAGTTTAGTAAGTGTTTTGCGTCGCTTCATGTTCTTGCCTCCTGTTCGACAAAGCGTAATTATATCTTTTCCTTCTCGTTGTGAGACTTATTTTCAGTATAGCAAGCCGAGAGTATCTATCCTACTATCAAATAATGTAGCATACCATCTCGCTGCATAAAAAACATTTTTTATTCCGATGTTCCCTTGAACATGAATATGCAATTATGCACTGTTCGAGATAAACTGGTCTTCTAAGTAGAGCATCCTCAAAAAGCCAACCTCTCATACAGGCAATAAGTACTCGACTAAATATATTCGACACTCTTGATGGTCTCATAACAAGTCAGAAATTCTCAAATTGCCAAGAACAACTCAAGGGGTTACAATCCAATTTTTGGCAAAATTGGACTTTTTACGAAACCATCACTTTTATCTCCCCATTCGCTCATTTGAAACAGAGTATTTTTAATTTGGGTGCGGCTCTTTTCCTGCAATCTTCCAGCGATTATATCATTGCCGGAACTGCATCACCGTTCGGCATCCAGATATAGTTCCTGCACCGCTCCTTCCAAAAATGAAAGTTCAGGTATTTTTTCAGATCTCCGCTGGTTTTCAGCGCCCTTAGCTTCAGCACAGCATCCGCTGATTTCAGTAGCCAACGAGCACCGGTGAGATCCATACGATCCTTGACCAAGTGACGACAAGCTCCCTCTATTACACCGGTGGCGATAGGCAGTCCTTTCAAAAGAGCTTCTTCATATCTCAGTCGTTTCTGATTTTTCTTGATATAATTCGCAGCAGTATCCGCAGGGATACGTTTATTTTTATCTAATCCTCTACGTGTAGCCGCACGACGCAATCCGCTCGCCACGCTTTGCGCGTTTCCTTTCAAAATCTCAAGCGTACGGCCCTGAACCCACTTTTCTCGTTTTTCAGCGTTCTTTTTCTGGCATGCTTCATATCCCGGTTGACACTTGCACAAAAAATTACTCATAACGTTGCGACAAAACGCTTGGTTTAGCTATACTGGCGGCAAATAATCTTCAAGCCCAATTGAGCCAACATCGTTTTATGCTTTCTCTCATACCTGAAGTGCCTGCATTTGATAGCACGAACAACATTTTCGGCAACAAATTTCTTCGACGCCCTGATTTAACGACTTTTGATCGCCTTCAAATTGCTTACGAGGCACTTTGCGCAAAGATTTTCGGGCATTGGGGTATGATATCCGCTTTAGCCAAATATCACAATATTTCCAGGACGTTTATTTATAACACCTTGGCGGTTTTTGAAGAAGTTGTTGAACTTGCACTTGGAGAGCCCCCCAACAGATTAAAATTGAGAACAAAAAAGAATATGTTGAGCTGATGATCGTGTTGCGACTTGAAGGTAAATGCAGCGTAGGAGCAATTTCGACAATAATGAAGCGTCTCAATCACCGTTTTTCCGGACAAGGCACTGTAAGTACGTATTTAAATCATATCGGCTCACTTGTCCCGTCTGGACTCATGACTGAAGACAATGTACGGCTTGTCTTTTTGAGCGATGAGATTTTTTCCGGCAACATCCCTATCTTAATCACTGTCGATCCAATCAGTTCCGCGATTTTAAAAATCGAACTGGTCGATAAACGGCGTGCCGAAGAATGGAGCAAGCATTGGCTATGTCTTAAAAAAACGGATTTGAAGCAATTTAAGTACTCGACTAAATATATTCGACACTCTTGATGGTCTCATAAAAAGTCAGAAATTCTCAAATTGCCAAGGACAACTCAAGGGGTTACAATCCAATTTTTGGCAAAATTGGACTTTTTACGAAACCATCACTTTTATCGCATTAAAAATATGAGATACATCTCCTCGTTGGATTCATTGGAGAAATTGACCCTTGAAGAGGGATTCCG contains:
- a CDS encoding FISUMP domain-containing protein translates to MNWKRNTGEAISCLFLLLWTGMGEAADIKLWKAGKNNVTTPVAVGIGKGAAHPEAMLHVDGGIKMGNDSSACTRAKAGTVRWTGKDFEGCNGKNWLSLTSDKSSKSDSPVGIPIVKSATGRIWMDRNLGAAQVATAIDDPAAYGDLYQWGRGTDGHEKRKSKVTYTLSNSAVPGHSSFIYAYVQPQDWLETQNDELWQGEENVINNPCPLGFRLPTKEEWQAEIDAYGTSMEALFNSPLKLTAAGNRCPGFVTVVMCATPGTEGDYWSSTISSDHSQYVEYLYFNRWDDIQLKSDARANGMSVRCIKK
- a CDS encoding methyltransferase domain-containing protein, giving the protein MSKAKVKFAGKKILSNIILLSVRLREPGRQKFICSLCGYHGVFLDNAFNDHKVCHSICPKCLSFERHRLQKLVFGELEKEYPFSSMSILHVAPEYFFQAELKKKFKKYESVDLTMEDVDYHADLCNLPMKNNSYDFLVASHVLEHIKDDEKALQEIHRVLTPGGIAILPVPVTVEKTVEYPEVNWNEWGHVRAPGPDYFERYRRIFSNCKLYSSNDFPKEHQIYIYEDRTTWPNKKMPYLTPMDGVKHVDYVPVCLKSPS
- a CDS encoding Calx-beta domain-containing protein, encoding MKRRKTLTKLMHLFFLFFLMLTVLSSTGCKKDKDSEQETVQTVAAVEEQSAARASSNLKLMEISIGNSSVTEGDEGVSSLKLTVTCTSSPRKNRDVTVEWSTSDATGTSAAQATAGEDYTASNGVLTFKKGGSLQQQIIVPIKSDVDVEEDEMFLVTLEHPVNTTIANGVGEALILNDDSGGTPEISNETKYANLPNGTVIADHFNDFSRNDYGGDAAYETISVSGQEFTEAVQVEIKKVPSADSRVNMTINSPIQLPQDDIILVSFYARTITPSSSGDGHIEFLLQHNGEPWTEYVTWPMDIGTEWKRYYIPFTIQAWRAKRGEYYVPPPSDGDDNTFGVKEVRFRFSLGYYPQKLQFADMRIVDFGTSVTGPELPATSLPAKTDNITIPGNASGTGDSSWTPELLAQAEAGNMYLPDFSYAGYHNGEKPLPTGEGWTVINVLDYGATPNDDTNDTRAIKDAISAAENISGGVVLSFPPGRFILRNVLIIDKEKFIFRGAGSQKGGTVLAVTRPMNKMNKPELIQDIEQDIISSNRKTNHGDLYSPFSWAGGVIWVGTTKYFAATGTAAQTTGTALRGSHTVSTQDASEVVAGDVVQLRYYDNSPANPLYDHVYECTSAELPDGFGGALEDNPEVWQNITVKSVSGNQVTFKEPLNHDIQKGWHGELKTMKWFREIGIEGIAVEFPAVNYAGHHIEDGYNGIFMSGCLDCWVKDVRVTNSDSGIIVDSCKNVTVQNIVINGRGGHYALMASDSDQVLFRDFQSDTRTCHTLSFNTYARTTTYTHGSVIDVSFDQHNGMNHQNLLDDLDVLGEVRDLWEHGGNDSRRPTHGAFNTAWNLRFSPAGQVPVQGISINDGPNAYFIGLSSDALLMFTYGPDAYTEGLGRRDLAVPSLYEYQLSRRTAGATD